A single Anatilimnocola floriformis DNA region contains:
- a CDS encoding Ig-like domain-containing protein, whose translation MTRPLSALWNRVSTVNPFGKSRLRKPQQSASRQRVRRAFLESLEGRAMMAFTPGDVFASTVLPPEALYEVTGGGNFSAAGPFASLGDRTFGQIAWSEDLSTAYVALFDSGAVVAVNSAGGISPFATGLTVPTGLILANDGRLLVSEFNSGEITDITAGGDFTGATPYATGLSGPRNMVQLSDGRILVGEDSNGQVTDLATGGNLSGATPFASGLGTVSDIVQSSSGAIYVSDRFGQKVFNITAGGSFSAATAFATGLAFNGLTFDGTGRFLAAADNVANIYDITAGGNFAAATPFATLPAGTSLDSVLDTVPAGSGTLTATLSGGNLVITDTAATGKDNDLTVSVIGGNITVSDAVEKFSLAPAGWTLSADHKSISILAGSFAGQININSGGGNDTLTVKPAALTNHVNYDGGTNTNTLNLTNIANSAVTVTAVAGTGATGTETTKTIAFSNVAKLVGDGSGSLTGAIAAGATWEIDDAGSSTLATNLKFSGFKNLTGGDGPDTLNVRNNTVVAYTLNGGKGADQINLGSVANKLDSIANITINDSAANGGANLTLNDQGNTTAIDYTLTATTIGRTAGFAATFSGLTSISLNAGSGNNKLTIASLPTLTNVTNPIGFNLSAGTDTLDITGVNPATVDLGAPSADTTGFNGNLTASGRVSAFSGVEVINAKTGTAGDQLTGIGDPSTWTINEAASNTYERNSETARKLTFTGMDVLQGGSQVDTFNVLNNSLTSTYLLNGGNGLDVYNLGAANKLDGITNPISLDGQGNPSTLPINDQGNTGNLNYSLTGATPGFLGSIGRTGIPIKFAGVTDVTLNAGSGNNSVTATGIPVLTGKTTLNLGAGGNDTLAITDAPSGDHVFSYTNANDGSVAVPGGGTIDYTGLDPLSYTTTGGTLTFNLTQNADDVSLTTVGPNVVLSGSTIETTTVSLAGITAITVNGLGGTDQLTLNNNFTQTMALNVENVVYAYAVAPTNLVTSLSSSTISEGGTTTLSGSFADLNVGGNYTLTVNWGDPNSPDPQTFTLGATPLTVAANGINWNPTTRTFSLPHQYVDDNPTGTPSDNYNISVTLTDDDISDILYGISSTANGLYSINTTTGAATLIHTVVGGDPSLIGLAALGGALYATDIFTSSGAAFGSINATSGVFTPINNQGGAANWHSLAANEAANILYTVSLGGSSNPLLAVTPNGAISTIGNTGVQFRGLAYDNEHGVLYGATESNLFRINTTTAAVTLISSLAGEGYLGLEYDPSHQRLLATYFDSLWAIDPQTGAATLIGPNGVGEIDGLALIPGAVSELTSQLTVKVQNVVPALSLGLSSATIQENGSTTLTGTITDPGTLDTFTLNLNWGDPLSPGNAPATFTLGATALTFAENGINWNPATRVLSLPHQYLDDNPSGSSSDPYTITVNVTDDDGGANVPTSTSVTVNNVIPTLALALSSSVISENGSTTLTGTVVDVGTLDTFTLDLNWGDSLSPANTQAFSLGTTALTLAEDGINWNPTTRAFSLPHQYLDDNPSDTSSDPHAITATLSDDDGGSLAEPAMIDVTVNNVDPIAIAQSATTNEHTPITPINVLAGLTDVGTLDTHSAVADGGVSPLGAVYSIAIDGTFTYDPNGSFEYLAAGESTTETLSFTVLDDDGGSSTKTVTVTISGVNDAPTANIDENSTTENAAVTTNVITNDTDPDTTDVLSLVAASVQVTSITRSNEAAPAIMASGLVSMAGNSITFTPGTYFDTLAVGETATVVIAYTVTDENEPGLTSNSTLTITVNGENDAPVATGNSYTIAEDNTLTVNATGVLGNDSDVDYGATLTAILVGDVAHGTLTLNPNGSFSYTPAANYYGPDSFTYKANDGALDSNVVTVSLTVTPVDDFDFGDAPASYGVASHFEGAGFIGGTANSGPLLGSRDFELVSQFSTGADGDDLLQTDDEGGVTFSSTTLVARLNTNITVNASAAGKLDAWIDFNRNNVFDASEKIASGLNVVAGNNSLVVTVPDGAVAGGTYARFRISTAGSTLPTGEALNGEVEDYKLDILSTPAGSAMLINDPTNPEGPKILLINGNENINDAIVVRQTTAPTTVPFNPGAVTVYIAPRIAIGTFPLNSFGSILIFGRSGNDSISIESPINKPSTIYGDAGNDSISGGNGPDVIYPGDGNDSVAGNAGNDVIYGSLGNDSIAGGADFDRFLELAGSVTLTQTSSKVGTSTDTFTQIEQVELTGTPTADIFTLTNVNLIVLLDAGAGSDTLAYTGEGNFVLSDALLKRTQGTTTYNLPLTTIESLRLNGGQANDSFDLTAWTKTLVLAGGGGTDTIIAGNDVNYSLSDTLFIRGALPMIAHSTMENALLTGGASNNTFDISGWTKTATLTGGGGTDKLVVFDNVATTTLTNTLLTHTGRGNVTLASIEAADITDGVGNNTVTATTFTGELKVDGAAGNDTINGGAGPSLLLGGLGNDTLKSGAGRTVLVGGEGLDKLTGNTNGDLLISGKTVYDTNAAALALILAEWASAASYADRVAHLTGTPGGLNGSSRLDGTNVIHDNAVDVLLGGAGDDAFFAKQVAAAGLPKDTYTDKASGEQIF comes from the coding sequence ATGACTCGCCCGCTTAGCGCGCTTTGGAATCGAGTTTCGACAGTGAATCCCTTCGGCAAGTCGCGCCTTCGTAAGCCGCAGCAGTCCGCCAGTCGCCAGCGAGTCCGCCGCGCTTTTTTGGAATCGCTCGAAGGCCGCGCCATGATGGCGTTCACGCCGGGGGATGTGTTTGCCAGCACCGTGCTGCCTCCGGAAGCTTTGTACGAAGTGACTGGTGGCGGAAATTTTTCGGCTGCCGGCCCCTTCGCGAGTCTTGGCGACCGGACTTTCGGACAAATCGCGTGGTCGGAGGACTTGAGCACGGCCTACGTTGCTTTGTTCGACTCTGGAGCCGTTGTCGCCGTAAACTCTGCCGGTGGCATCAGCCCGTTTGCCACGGGTTTAACAGTGCCCACTGGCCTGATTCTGGCCAATGACGGCCGTCTACTCGTGTCCGAATTTAACTCGGGAGAAATCACCGACATCACCGCGGGCGGCGACTTCACCGGCGCGACACCCTATGCCACGGGGCTGAGTGGTCCTCGAAACATGGTGCAATTGTCCGATGGGCGAATCCTGGTTGGTGAAGATTCCAACGGTCAGGTTACCGACTTGGCGACCGGCGGAAACTTGTCAGGTGCAACTCCATTTGCCAGCGGGTTAGGTACCGTTTCGGACATCGTGCAATCTAGCAGCGGCGCGATTTACGTGAGTGACCGATTTGGCCAAAAAGTATTCAATATCACGGCCGGGGGAAGCTTTAGCGCCGCGACCGCATTCGCGACAGGACTAGCCTTCAATGGTTTAACGTTTGACGGGACAGGACGCTTCCTGGCGGCGGCGGACAACGTCGCAAACATTTACGACATCACTGCGGGCGGAAACTTTGCTGCTGCGACTCCATTTGCCACCTTACCAGCTGGCACAAGCCTGGACTCTGTACTGGATACGGTGCCTGCTGGATCGGGTACGTTGACGGCGACGCTCTCTGGCGGCAATCTGGTCATTACCGATACCGCTGCCACTGGCAAAGACAATGACCTGACTGTGTCCGTCATTGGCGGCAACATTACCGTCAGCGATGCGGTGGAAAAATTCTCCTTAGCGCCCGCAGGCTGGACTCTCTCCGCGGACCACAAGTCGATCAGCATTCTCGCGGGATCCTTTGCCGGCCAAATCAACATCAACAGCGGCGGCGGCAACGACACGCTAACCGTGAAGCCTGCAGCGCTGACCAATCACGTGAACTACGATGGCGGTACAAATACCAATACGCTGAATTTGACCAACATCGCTAATTCAGCAGTGACCGTGACTGCCGTCGCCGGGACTGGCGCTACGGGCACGGAAACCACCAAGACCATCGCGTTCTCCAACGTCGCAAAGTTGGTGGGAGACGGATCGGGTTCGCTCACCGGCGCCATTGCTGCCGGCGCAACGTGGGAAATCGATGATGCTGGCTCGAGCACGCTGGCCACAAATCTTAAGTTCTCGGGTTTTAAGAATCTGACCGGCGGTGACGGACCAGATACCCTTAACGTTCGCAACAACACCGTGGTTGCGTACACCCTCAATGGTGGCAAAGGGGCTGACCAGATCAACCTGGGCTCTGTGGCGAACAAGCTCGATTCCATTGCCAATATCACGATCAACGATAGTGCCGCCAACGGCGGCGCCAACTTGACGCTGAACGACCAGGGTAACACGACCGCGATCGACTATACGTTGACGGCCACCACGATCGGCCGGACCGCGGGTTTTGCTGCCACGTTCTCGGGCTTGACCAGCATCAGCCTCAATGCTGGTAGCGGTAATAACAAATTGACGATCGCCAGCCTGCCCACGCTGACCAATGTCACGAACCCGATTGGGTTCAATCTCAGCGCTGGCACCGACACGTTGGACATCACCGGCGTGAATCCAGCGACCGTCGATTTGGGTGCTCCGTCGGCCGACACCACAGGATTCAACGGCAATTTGACCGCAAGTGGACGCGTGTCGGCGTTTAGTGGCGTCGAAGTCATCAATGCCAAGACGGGCACCGCCGGTGATCAGTTGACAGGCATCGGTGACCCCAGTACGTGGACCATCAACGAAGCTGCCAGCAACACCTACGAACGCAACTCGGAAACTGCCCGCAAACTGACGTTCACGGGCATGGACGTCCTCCAAGGCGGTAGTCAGGTTGATACGTTCAACGTCCTGAATAACAGCTTGACTTCCACCTACTTGCTCAATGGCGGCAACGGTCTTGACGTCTACAATCTTGGCGCTGCCAACAAGCTGGACGGGATCACGAATCCAATCAGCCTCGATGGACAAGGAAACCCTTCGACTCTGCCAATCAACGATCAGGGCAATACTGGCAATCTCAATTATTCATTGACAGGCGCCACCCCAGGATTCCTGGGCAGTATTGGGCGGACAGGCATTCCAATTAAGTTTGCCGGCGTGACCGACGTTACGCTCAATGCGGGGAGCGGGAACAACAGCGTTACGGCGACAGGCATTCCGGTGCTTACCGGCAAAACGACCCTGAATCTCGGTGCGGGAGGCAACGACACGCTGGCCATCACCGATGCGCCGAGCGGCGATCACGTCTTCAGTTACACGAATGCGAACGACGGCAGTGTTGCGGTCCCGGGCGGGGGTACGATCGATTACACCGGCTTGGATCCCCTTTCGTATACGACAACCGGCGGAACTCTGACGTTCAACCTGACACAGAACGCCGACGATGTATCGCTTACGACGGTCGGTCCCAACGTTGTTCTGAGCGGCAGCACGATCGAGACGACGACCGTGTCGCTCGCGGGGATTACCGCCATCACCGTCAACGGTTTGGGTGGGACCGATCAGCTGACGTTGAACAACAACTTCACGCAAACGATGGCTCTGAACGTCGAGAACGTGGTCTATGCGTATGCGGTCGCGCCAACGAACCTCGTTACGTCGCTCTCGAGTTCGACGATCAGCGAAGGCGGAACCACGACGTTGTCGGGAAGCTTTGCGGACTTGAACGTGGGTGGAAACTACACGCTCACCGTGAATTGGGGCGATCCGAATTCGCCGGATCCGCAAACCTTTACGCTCGGTGCCACTCCCTTGACGGTGGCGGCGAACGGCATCAATTGGAATCCCACGACGCGGACCTTCTCGTTGCCACATCAGTACGTGGACGACAATCCGACGGGCACACCCAGCGATAATTACAACATTAGCGTAACGCTAACGGACGACGATATCAGCGACATTCTGTATGGAATTTCCTCAACCGCCAATGGCTTGTATTCGATCAATACCACAACCGGCGCTGCCACACTCATCCACACGGTCGTCGGCGGCGATCCAAGCCTGATCGGACTGGCTGCGCTGGGTGGAGCGCTTTACGCCACCGACATTTTCACGAGCTCGGGGGCGGCGTTCGGCTCGATCAATGCAACTTCGGGCGTCTTCACTCCCATCAACAACCAAGGTGGCGCCGCGAACTGGCATTCGCTCGCAGCCAATGAAGCAGCCAACATTCTGTACACGGTTTCCTTGGGCGGCTCAAGCAATCCGCTGCTGGCCGTGACTCCCAACGGCGCGATTTCCACCATCGGCAATACGGGTGTGCAGTTCCGCGGATTGGCTTACGACAACGAGCATGGGGTGCTGTATGGGGCAACGGAAAGCAACTTGTTCCGGATCAATACGACTACTGCCGCAGTCACACTAATCAGTTCGCTCGCCGGCGAAGGGTACCTTGGATTGGAATACGATCCAAGCCACCAGCGGTTGCTGGCGACCTATTTCGACAGCCTGTGGGCGATCGATCCGCAAACAGGTGCGGCGACTCTGATCGGCCCCAATGGCGTGGGGGAGATCGACGGGCTGGCCCTGATTCCTGGCGCGGTGAGCGAGTTGACGAGCCAGTTGACCGTCAAGGTGCAGAACGTAGTGCCCGCGCTGTCCCTGGGTTTGTCGAGCGCGACTATTCAAGAAAACGGCAGCACGACGCTGACGGGAACGATTACCGATCCAGGTACGCTCGATACGTTTACGTTGAATTTGAACTGGGGCGATCCCCTCTCGCCCGGCAATGCGCCAGCCACGTTTACGCTTGGCGCGACGGCTTTGACGTTTGCGGAGAATGGCATTAACTGGAATCCGGCCACGCGGGTCCTCTCGTTGCCACATCAGTATCTGGACGACAATCCGTCAGGTTCGAGCAGCGATCCCTATACGATTACGGTCAATGTGACGGACGACGATGGCGGGGCGAATGTGCCCACGTCGACTAGTGTTACGGTCAATAACGTCATTCCCACACTTGCTCTGGCATTGTCGAGCAGCGTGATTAGTGAAAACGGCAGCACGACACTGACGGGCACGGTCGTCGATGTGGGGACGCTCGATACTTTCACGCTCGATCTGAACTGGGGCGACTCGCTGTCGCCCGCTAACACGCAGGCGTTCTCGCTCGGAACAACCGCGTTGACCTTGGCGGAAGATGGCATCAACTGGAATCCAACGACAAGGGCCTTCTCGTTGCCGCATCAGTATTTGGACGACAATCCGTCGGATACGAGCAGTGATCCTCACGCGATCACGGCGACGTTGAGCGACGATGATGGGGGGAGCCTGGCTGAACCGGCGATGATTGACGTAACGGTCAACAACGTCGATCCAATTGCCATTGCACAATCGGCAACGACCAATGAACACACGCCGATCACGCCGATCAACGTGCTGGCCGGACTCACCGATGTAGGGACGCTCGATACGCATTCGGCCGTTGCGGATGGTGGTGTGAGCCCGCTCGGGGCCGTTTACAGCATCGCGATCGACGGCACGTTTACTTATGATCCGAACGGCTCGTTCGAATATCTCGCAGCAGGCGAATCGACGACCGAAACCCTGTCCTTCACCGTCCTGGACGATGACGGCGGCAGTTCGACGAAGACCGTGACCGTGACGATCAGCGGTGTGAATGACGCGCCGACGGCAAATATTGATGAAAACAGCACCACGGAAAATGCTGCCGTCACGACGAACGTCATTACGAACGATACCGATCCAGACACAACCGATGTGCTGAGCCTGGTGGCAGCCTCGGTGCAAGTCACCTCGATCACGCGCAGCAACGAAGCAGCGCCGGCGATCATGGCATCGGGCCTCGTTTCGATGGCCGGCAATTCGATCACGTTCACTCCTGGAACTTACTTCGACACCTTGGCCGTGGGTGAAACCGCGACCGTCGTCATTGCCTACACGGTGACCGATGAGAACGAACCAGGGCTGACCTCGAACAGCACGCTGACGATCACCGTGAACGGTGAAAATGATGCGCCGGTGGCGACGGGAAATTCGTACACGATTGCTGAAGATAACACGTTGACCGTGAACGCGACCGGTGTGCTCGGCAATGATTCGGACGTCGATTACGGAGCGACGCTGACTGCCATCCTGGTCGGCGATGTGGCGCATGGCACGCTGACGCTGAACCCCAATGGTTCGTTCAGTTACACGCCGGCCGCGAATTACTACGGGCCGGACAGCTTCACTTACAAAGCCAATGACGGCGCGCTCGATTCGAACGTCGTGACGGTTTCGCTCACGGTGACGCCCGTTGATGACTTTGATTTCGGTGATGCGCCGGCCAGCTATGGCGTGGCTTCGCACTTCGAAGGCGCTGGTTTCATCGGCGGAACGGCGAATTCCGGTCCGTTGCTTGGCTCGCGCGATTTCGAACTCGTCAGCCAATTCTCGACTGGTGCTGACGGGGACGATCTCCTCCAGACCGACGACGAAGGAGGTGTGACGTTCAGCTCGACGACGTTGGTGGCTCGGCTGAATACGAATATCACGGTCAACGCTTCGGCTGCGGGCAAGCTTGATGCTTGGATCGATTTCAATCGCAACAATGTGTTCGATGCGAGCGAGAAGATTGCCAGCGGTTTGAATGTGGTCGCGGGAAATAATTCACTGGTGGTGACCGTGCCCGATGGTGCTGTCGCGGGCGGTACGTACGCTCGGTTCCGCATCAGCACGGCGGGCAGCACTTTGCCGACCGGTGAAGCGCTCAACGGTGAAGTGGAAGATTATAAGTTGGACATTCTGAGCACGCCGGCCGGGAGTGCGATGTTAATCAACGATCCGACGAATCCCGAAGGGCCGAAGATTCTGCTCATCAATGGCAACGAAAACATCAACGATGCGATTGTCGTGCGGCAGACGACGGCACCGACGACCGTGCCGTTCAATCCGGGCGCGGTGACGGTTTACATCGCGCCGCGGATCGCGATCGGCACGTTCCCGCTCAATTCGTTCGGTAGCATCCTCATCTTCGGCCGCAGCGGCAACGATTCGATCAGCATCGAATCGCCGATTAATAAGCCGAGCACGATCTACGGCGATGCGGGCAACGATTCGATCTCCGGCGGAAATGGTCCCGACGTCATCTATCCCGGCGACGGCAATGACTCGGTGGCCGGCAATGCGGGCAACGATGTGATCTACGGTAGCCTCGGAAATGATTCGATTGCGGGCGGCGCGGACTTCGACCGGTTCCTCGAGCTCGCCGGTTCCGTGACGTTGACGCAAACCTCGTCGAAGGTCGGCACGTCGACCGACACGTTTACGCAGATCGAACAAGTCGAACTGACCGGCACGCCGACGGCTGACATCTTCACGCTGACGAACGTCAACTTGATCGTGCTGCTCGATGCGGGCGCGGGAAGCGACACGCTGGCTTACACGGGCGAGGGGAACTTCGTGCTGAGCGATGCGCTGCTCAAGCGGACGCAAGGCACAACCACTTACAACCTGCCCCTGACGACCATCGAATCGTTGCGGCTCAACGGCGGCCAGGCTAACGACTCGTTCGATCTCACGGCTTGGACGAAGACGCTGGTGCTCGCCGGTGGCGGCGGTACCGATACGATCATTGCCGGCAACGACGTGAACTACTCGCTCAGCGACACGCTGTTTATTCGCGGCGCGTTGCCAATGATCGCCCATTCGACGATGGAAAACGCCCTGCTCACTGGCGGCGCGAGCAACAACACGTTCGACATCTCGGGCTGGACGAAGACGGCCACGCTGACCGGCGGCGGTGGCACCGACAAGCTCGTGGTATTCGACAACGTCGCGACGACGACGCTGACTAATACGTTGCTCACGCACACGGGCCGCGGTAACGTGACGCTCGCGAGCATCGAAGCCGCGGACATCACCGATGGCGTTGGAAATAACACAGTAACGGCAACGACGTTCACTGGTGAACTCAAGGTCGACGGCGCCGCGGGGAACGATACGATCAACGGCGGCGCTGGTCCGTCGCTGCTGCTCGGCGGCTTGGGGAATGACACGCTGAAGAGCGGCGCTGGTCGCACGGTGCTGGTCGGCGGCGAAGGCCTCGACAAGTTGACCGGCAATACCAACGGCGATTTGCTGATTTCCGGCAAGACGGTGTACGACACGAACGCCGCAGCGCTCGCGCTGATCCTCGCCGAATGGGCTTCCGCGGCCAGCTACGCCGATCGCGTCGCTCACCTCACGGGTACGCCGGGCGGTCTCAACGGCTCGTCGCGTCTCGACGGCACGAACGTCATTCACGACAACGCGGTGGATGTGCTCCTCGGTGGTGCTGGCGATGACGCGTTCTTCGCAAAGCAGGTCGCCGCAGCGGGCCTGCCCAAGGATACGTACACCGACAAGGCGAGTGGCGAACAGATTTTCTAA
- a CDS encoding sulfatase-like hydrolase/transferase: MDLLLFSSCFDEFFGYLYHLDAMEDPSHRNYPPALKATVGPRNMVHSWATETDDPTVQPRWGKIGKQKIEDAGTLYPKRMETVDDEILDLSLKFVDKARKANQPFFLWLNPTRMHVITHLSEKYESLRTPENGWSIQEAGMAQLDDIVGSVMKYLKDNGLENDTIIVFSTDNGAENFTWPDGGQTPFAGGKGTAMEGGFRAPAIVRWPGKVPAGKVENGIFSGLDWFPTFAAAAGNSTIVADLKKGAKLDGTDYKVHLDGYNQLDLITGKTSKSNRQEIFYFTEGTLSAVRINDYKYRFTDQPGGWLGATEKVDWPILVNLRLDPFERTGLPKGKEGSLAYYNWFATEFWRFTFVQKEVSKAAETFVEFPPMQKGASFNMEAVKAQIQKMIEARSSK, from the coding sequence GTGGACTTACTACTTTTCTCATCCTGCTTCGATGAGTTCTTTGGCTATCTCTATCACTTGGATGCGATGGAAGATCCGTCGCATCGTAACTATCCCCCCGCGTTGAAGGCCACCGTCGGCCCGCGAAACATGGTCCACTCTTGGGCCACTGAAACCGACGATCCCACCGTGCAGCCCCGCTGGGGGAAAATCGGCAAGCAGAAGATCGAAGACGCCGGCACGCTCTATCCCAAGCGGATGGAAACCGTCGACGACGAAATCCTTGATCTCTCCCTGAAGTTTGTTGACAAGGCCCGTAAAGCCAATCAGCCTTTCTTTCTCTGGCTCAATCCCACGCGGATGCACGTTATCACGCACCTATCGGAAAAATACGAGTCGCTCCGCACGCCCGAAAATGGATGGAGCATTCAAGAAGCCGGCATGGCGCAGCTCGACGACATCGTCGGCTCGGTGATGAAGTATTTGAAAGACAACGGTTTGGAAAACGACACGATCATCGTCTTCAGCACCGATAACGGCGCTGAGAACTTTACCTGGCCCGATGGTGGTCAAACGCCGTTCGCCGGCGGCAAAGGGACCGCGATGGAAGGTGGCTTCCGCGCGCCAGCCATTGTGCGCTGGCCCGGCAAAGTGCCCGCTGGCAAGGTCGAAAATGGTATTTTCTCCGGTCTGGATTGGTTCCCGACGTTCGCCGCCGCGGCAGGCAACTCCACGATTGTTGCCGATCTCAAGAAGGGGGCGAAGCTGGACGGCACGGATTACAAAGTCCATCTCGACGGCTACAACCAGCTGGACCTGATCACGGGGAAAACCTCCAAGTCGAATCGCCAGGAAATCTTCTACTTCACTGAAGGGACGCTCAGCGCCGTCCGCATCAACGATTACAAGTATCGCTTCACCGATCAGCCCGGCGGCTGGCTGGGCGCGACGGAAAAGGTCGACTGGCCGATTCTGGTCAATCTTCGTCTCGATCCATTTGAACGGACAGGCCTGCCCAAGGGGAAGGAAGGTTCGCTCGCCTATTACAACTGGTTCGCAACCGAGTTCTGGCGGTTCACGTTCGTGCAAAAGGAAGTGAGCAAGGCCGCCGAGACGTTCGTCGAGTTCCCGCCGATGCAAAAGGGAGCCAGCTTTAACATGGAAGCGGTGAAGGCCCAGATTCAGAAAATGATCGAAGCTCGCAGCAGCAAATAG